In Sylvia atricapilla isolate bSylAtr1 chromosome 27, bSylAtr1.pri, whole genome shotgun sequence, one genomic interval encodes:
- the LOC136372155 gene encoding feather keratin 1-like: MSCYSPCRPCQPCGPTPLANSCNEPCVRQCQDSTVAIQPSPVVVTLPGPILSSFPQNTAVGSSTSAAVGSILSSQGVPISSGGFGLSGLGSGLCGMRGLPC; the protein is encoded by the coding sequence ATGTCCTGCTACAGCCCGTGccggccctgccagccctgcggccccaccccgctggccaacagctgcaatgagccctgtgtcaggcagtgccaggactcCACCGTGGCCATCCAGCCCTCGCCCGTGGTGgtgaccctgcccggccccatcctcagctccttcccacagaacaccgccgtgggatcctccacctctgctgctgttggcagcatcctcagctctcagggagtgcccatcagctctgggggctttggCCTCTCGGGCTTGGGCAGTGGCCTCTGTGGCATGAGGGGCCTCCCCTGCTGA